The Aphanothece sacrum FPU1 genome includes the window TAACAGGGCAAAAAAGTCATCAGCTAGATCTGGATACCGAAATAAACGATCAACATCATCTAATCCTAAGACTAACGGTTGTTTGAGATTGGCTAAAATGTATTCCTCAAAATAGAATTTACAACTCATTTTACTGCCAAAAATAGTATCCCAATAATCACTCACTCGATTAGGTAATTGTAAGGCTAAACTGACGTTGGCACAAAACCACTGGAGAAATTTATCAAGATCTTGAAATAAATCTTTATCCGCTAATTGTAAGTTCAAATAAACCCCATGACAGCCATTCTTAATACCATGATTGATAATTCTGATCATTAAAGAGCTTTTACCCATACGTCGAGGGGCTTTTAAGCGAATTAAAGACCCAGGTTGTAAAATCGTTTTGTAACAGTTTGATTCAATCGGCGATCGCTCGATATAAAAGTCTGACTTAAGGGGAACTTGTCCTTTGGGTAATTCTGGCTCTGAAATCAATCTCTTGTCAACCCTTGGGGTTCTGGGGGGCAATTCTGGCTTATAAAAATCCAGGGGTTCTAAGATTAAATCAAAGGAGCTAAAACAAAGTTTTAAGGTTCTTTTATCAACCCCTACTTCACAAGCAAATATTTTCATTACGGTATCAACTGAGAGGTTCATCCGTTCGCTTAAGGCTTCCAGGGTAAAGCGATTACCTCTATTTTCTTTATATTCTGCTTCTTCTTTAGCTTCTTCGAGACGTTCTAATCCCATAGAAGTTAGGATTACTCCCCGTATGCGTTCTTTTACTTCTAAGTTCGTCCGGGTCATAACTACCATAATATCTCCTCTGAGACTAGATAACAACAGTCTATATCGGGAACTTCAGTGTTTTGAGACCAAATTCCGTAAATGTCTAAATTGACTAGGTATTTCTTCTGCTACATAAAACTTATACAAGGTGGTATACTTGGTAGATCATATCTTCTGGTAATAACACTTAAGTTAGTAACTTAACTTCCAAAACTTAGGTTGTGCTGTTACCAATGTTACGACAAAATGAGTGTCAAAGACAAGAGGTGACTATAAATGAGTAAAACTACACAAGATTTATACAAAATTTGGTACAAACGTCTGAGAGAAGAATTGCCAGAACAAGTAGATGAAAAACGCCGAGGAATTTTGCAATGGTTACTAAATGGGGAAATTTCCTCAGATGAACAATTAGAATACCGCTACCGAATTTTACGGCAACGATACTTAACAGTAGATTCTCGTCAAGGTTATCGTTTGTTGATAACTCGTTTAGCTTGCCTGATGATTAGTTTGTCTAGTGTTCGCACTTGGATGGAACATTCTGGTCTTTCTGACCAAGATCTGCTCCGTTTGCTCCAAAAAGTAATTCAGAAACTTGTCGATCAAGATCCTCATTGGCAAAAACAAGTGAAGCAAATGGCTAAATTGACTCAAGATGGTCATTTACGACAAGCTTTTGTCTTAGCTTCTTTGGAATTATACTCTCTACATTCTGTCAATGGTCAACCCTGGTTATTTTATCTTTTACGTCAGTCTTTTCGCCATCAACTCGAAACCCCTATTGTTCAACACAACAGGGAGTATGCTTCCTCAGAATTAATTAAATTGACAACATCTCTATAAAAAACAGTGCGACCCTACCTAAAGGACGAGACTTGTACCCAAATTTTTAGGAAGGAAATCTTAAATACCCTTATCGGGCTTTAAGAAGCCCACGCTGTACCTGTACTCAGGTCAGCGTTGGGAGTATGTCACTCAAATTACAATATCTGAGACAAAAACCTTTGTGAACGTTCTTCTTTAGGATTATTAAAAAATTGATCGGGATGTGCAATTTCTATAATTTTTCCCCCATCCATAAAGACTACCCGATCAGCCACTTCACGAGCAAATCCTACTTCATGGGTGACACATACCATTGTCATTCCCGACTCGGCTAAACTTTTCATTGTATCTAATACTTCTTTAATCATTTCTGGATCTAGGGCAGATGTCGGTTCGTCAAACAGCATGATTTTTGGCTGCATCGCTAACGCACGGGCGATCGCCACCCGTTGCTGTTGTCCTCCTGATAACTGGGCTGGATATTTGTGTGCTTGTTCGAGAATACCAACTTTTTCTAATAATTGCATGGCGATCGCTTCAGCTTTTTCTTTTTTCCAATGTCTGACCCAAATAGGAGCTAAAGTTACGTTATTAAGCACGCTTAAATGAGGAAATAGGTTAAATTGTTGAAAGACCATGCCCACTTCTCGACGGATTGTCTCAATATTTTTTAAGTCATGAGATAATTTAATTCCATCAATGATAATATTGCCTTTTTGATAGGGTTCTAAGGCGTTAAATGTACGAATAAAGGTAGATTTTCCTGAACCTGATGGCCCCATAATAACCACAACTTCCCCTAGTGTTACCTGTAAACTAACACCCCGCAAGACATGAAAATCATTGTCATACCATTTTTCTACATTTTCAGCCGTGATCATCAGGGTATCTGAAGGCAAGGCATTAGAATATTCGCTTAAAGATTGAGTCATGGGTTTAACTTAGTCTTTTTAGTTATCTACTGCGTTTTATTCTACCGATTAAAAGACCTCTGTAACTTATGGGTCTTTTATTATTTACTTTAAAAAACGATTTCGTCTCGTAATCGCGCAAATAACCCTCGATTAGCTAATATCAGTAGAGGGAAAAGTTTTTGTCTAATAGCGATCGCTATTAGACAAGCATTACAGGGGTTTTTGGGTAATGTAACATTATTTAAGCAAACACTCACTAAAAGCCATAAGTTTGAGACAATCAAGAACAGCCTAAAACCGTGTCATCATCACGTCTAATTCAACACATAAAGGAGAACTCTATGAAACTCGCTTACTGGATGTATGCTGGCCCTGCACATATTGGAACCCTACGCATTGCTAGTTCCTTCAAAAACGTTCATGCGATTATGCACGCACCTCTTGGCGATGATTATTTTAACGTAATGCGGTCAATGTTGGAACGGGAAAGAAATTTTACCCCTGTTACTGCAAGTATTGTTGACCGTAACGTTTTAGCGCGGGGTTCTCAAGAGAAAGTTGTGGATAATATTGTTCGTAAAGATGGGGAAGAAAACCCTGATTTAATTGTCTTAACTCCCACTTGTACCTCTAGTATTTTACAAGAAGATTTAGCTAATTTTGTAGATCGCGCTCAAATGGATGCTAAAGGGGATGTCATGTTAGCTGATGTTAATCATTATCGTTTTAATGAGTTACAAGCTGCCGACCGAACTTTACATCAAATTGTTAAATTTTACCTGGAAAAAGCTCGCAAAAAAGGAGAGTTACCAGAAGGAAAAACGGAGAAACCTTCTGTTAATATTATCGGCATTTCTACCCTTGGTTTCCATAATCAACATGATTGTACCGAGTTGAAACGGTTAATGCAAGATTTGGGAATTGAAGTTAATGAAGTGATTCCTGAAGGGGCCTCAGTTCACAATTTAAAGAACTTACCCAAAGCTTGGTTTAATTTAACTCCTTATCGGGAATTAGGATTAATGTCAGCCCAATATTTACAAGAAGAATTTGGGATGCCTTATGTTGATATTACCCCTATGGGAGTGGTAGAAACTGCTCGTTGTATTCGTAAGATTCAACAGGTAATTAATGCTCAAGGTTCTAATGTTGATTACGAAGATTATATCAACAATCAGACCTTATATG containing:
- a CDS encoding AAA-like domain-containing protein: MVVMTRTNLEVKERIRGVILTSMGLERLEEAKEEAEYKENRGNRFTLEALSERMNLSVDTVMKIFACEVGVDKRTLKLCFSSFDLILEPLDFYKPELPPRTPRVDKRLISEPELPKGQVPLKSDFYIERSPIESNCYKTILQPGSLIRLKAPRRMGKSSLMIRIINHGIKNGCHGVYLNLQLADKDLFQDLDKFLQWFCANVSLALQLPNRVSDYWDTIFGSKMSCKFYFEEYILANLKQPLVLGLDDVDRLFRYPDLADDFFALLRAWHEEGKNRELWQKLRLVVVHSSEVYIPLNMNQSPFNVGLPIELPMLSPEQVQDLAKRYQLNWSLEEVTKLMDLVGGNPYLLRLALYHIYRADVTLDQLLTTSPLSPQHIYQEHLQRQLRYVEQDPRLVEALAKVMLGQEPLKLDVVQSIKLQSLGLINLQGTKITFGCLLYQQYFQQYFQSVNSLTA
- a CDS encoding amino acid ABC transporter ATP-binding protein encodes the protein MTQSLSEYSNALPSDTLMITAENVEKWYDNDFHVLRGVSLQVTLGEVVVIMGPSGSGKSTFIRTFNALEPYQKGNIIIDGIKLSHDLKNIETIRREVGMVFQQFNLFPHLSVLNNVTLAPIWVRHWKKEKAEAIAMQLLEKVGILEQAHKYPAQLSGGQQQRVAIARALAMQPKIMLFDEPTSALDPEMIKEVLDTMKSLAESGMTMVCVTHEVGFAREVADRVVFMDGGKIIEIAHPDQFFNNPKEERSQRFLSQIL
- the bchB gene encoding ferredoxin:protochlorophyllide reductase (ATP-dependent) subunit B, with the protein product MKLAYWMYAGPAHIGTLRIASSFKNVHAIMHAPLGDDYFNVMRSMLERERNFTPVTASIVDRNVLARGSQEKVVDNIVRKDGEENPDLIVLTPTCTSSILQEDLANFVDRAQMDAKGDVMLADVNHYRFNELQAADRTLHQIVKFYLEKARKKGELPEGKTEKPSVNIIGISTLGFHNQHDCTELKRLMQDLGIEVNEVIPEGASVHNLKNLPKAWFNLTPYRELGLMSAQYLQEEFGMPYVDITPMGVVETARCIRKIQQVINAQGSNVDYEDYINNQTLYVSQAAWFSRSIDCQNLTGKKAVVFGDNTHAAAMTKILAREMGIHVVLAGTYCKYDADWFKEQVSEYCDEVLISDDNGAIGDAIARIEPSAIFGTQMERHVGKRLDIPCGVIAAPIHIQNFPIGYKPFCGYEGTNQIADLVYNSFTLGMEDHLLEIFGGHDTKEVITKGISADSDLSWNKEAQAELNKIPGFVRGKVKRNTEKFARERGFSQITLEVMYAAKEAVGA